One window of Methanothermobacter tenebrarum genomic DNA carries:
- a CDS encoding cation:proton antiporter yields MDDVVSITLFSVFLGIYQGQQVNFIVEIIGVPLSILLGIIAGLGLGLALVQLFKKFKIGNTEKTLIVLGAAILLKNAGDIVSSHVPVAALVGVMVIGLVILQRMPDTSLQLTKKFNKVWIFAEILLFVLVGAQVNVGLIFHVGFAGLAVIILGLTARSMGVLLSLLGSDLNLKEKIFCVAAYIPKATVQAAVGAIPLAARVAAGETILAMAVLAILFTAPLGSMAVKFTGEKFLSVDEDYQRPRFPHLPSMGRSRLSFLQSLDLPFQVPLHL; encoded by the coding sequence GTGGATGATGTAGTCTCAATAACACTCTTCTCTGTTTTCCTTGGGATATACCAGGGCCAGCAAGTCAACTTCATCGTGGAGATCATTGGAGTGCCTTTATCCATACTGCTGGGCATAATTGCTGGTCTGGGTCTTGGTCTTGCACTGGTCCAACTTTTCAAGAAGTTCAAGATAGGGAACACTGAAAAGACCCTCATAGTCCTCGGAGCAGCCATACTGCTTAAAAATGCTGGGGATATTGTAAGTTCACATGTTCCCGTGGCCGCACTTGTAGGTGTAATGGTCATAGGGCTTGTTATCCTTCAAAGGATGCCCGATACTAGCCTGCAGTTAACTAAAAAGTTCAACAAGGTATGGATCTTCGCTGAGATACTCCTCTTTGTCCTTGTTGGTGCTCAAGTCAATGTTGGGCTCATATTCCATGTTGGATTTGCTGGACTTGCAGTGATAATCCTTGGACTTACAGCAAGGAGCATGGGGGTGCTCCTCTCACTCCTAGGTTCAGACCTGAACCTGAAGGAGAAGATATTCTGCGTGGCAGCATATATACCCAAGGCAACTGTACAAGCAGCTGTAGGTGCAATACCCCTCGCAGCAAGAGTTGCGGCAGGCGAAACCATACTGGCCATGGCTGTACTTGCAATACTATTCACAGCACCCCTAGGGTCCATGGCAGTTAAGTTCACCGGAGAGAAATTCCTGAGCGTCGATGAGGACTACCAGAGGCCACGATTTCCACATCTACCTAGTATGGGGAGGTCAAGATTATCTTTTTTACAATCTCTTGACCTTCCATTCCAAGTTCCCTTGCACTTATAA
- a CDS encoding metal-dependent hydrolase family protein, producing the protein MSELVINGEIIDLEVCDHFRGSIVVKGNTIESVSTQRGTGARVIDASDYFILPGFIDAHVHIMEEGFKLEDRIETPFSFYFYNAIDHMRTTLNTGVTTIRDAGMADFGVKLASQKGIIPAPRMQISVTPLSITGGHFDFHMKSGLNIELRYPGLPSGICDGASEVRKKTREVLRAGADVIKIMATGGVMSANDKPDDTQFTKKELKIIVEEARFRGKRTMAHAHGLEGIKNCIEAGINSIEHGTYINKKTAAEMREKGVCLVPTLLVTAELARKAKKGELPSYTRKDAIEVAKVHRENIEAAYEEGVQLVMGTDSGVIEHGQNLKEFSYLSDIGMGPREILESATLKAVECIGWDDMIGSLDKGKLADIIVVKENPLEDIKSLADPDNILLVVKDGMIFKNLLGVL; encoded by the coding sequence ATGAGCGAACTAGTAATTAACGGTGAAATAATAGACTTGGAAGTGTGTGATCATTTTAGGGGTTCTATAGTAGTAAAGGGGAACACAATTGAATCCGTTTCAACTCAACGGGGGACTGGAGCCCGTGTAATTGATGCGAGTGATTATTTCATCCTCCCGGGGTTTATAGATGCCCATGTACATATCATGGAGGAAGGTTTTAAATTAGAGGATAGGATAGAAACTCCATTCTCATTCTATTTTTATAATGCCATCGACCATATGCGCACAACCCTCAACACAGGAGTCACCACAATAAGGGATGCTGGGATGGCCGACTTTGGGGTTAAACTCGCATCCCAGAAGGGTATAATCCCAGCGCCTAGAATGCAGATAAGCGTAACCCCCCTTTCGATAACAGGGGGCCATTTCGATTTCCACATGAAATCGGGTTTAAATATTGAACTTAGATATCCTGGATTGCCAAGTGGCATATGTGATGGCGCATCAGAGGTGAGAAAAAAGACTAGAGAGGTTTTAAGGGCTGGGGCGGATGTTATAAAGATCATGGCCACTGGTGGGGTGATGAGTGCCAATGATAAGCCTGATGACACCCAATTCACCAAGAAAGAGTTGAAGATTATCGTGGAGGAGGCTCGTTTCAGGGGTAAAAGGACCATGGCCCATGCTCATGGACTTGAAGGTATAAAAAATTGTATAGAGGCTGGTATAAATTCGATAGAACATGGAACTTACATTAACAAGAAGACAGCGGCTGAAATGCGAGAAAAGGGAGTTTGTCTAGTGCCAACGCTCCTTGTGACGGCGGAACTTGCCAGGAAAGCCAAGAAGGGCGAACTTCCAAGTTACACCAGGAAGGATGCTATAGAAGTTGCTAAAGTTCATAGGGAAAATATAGAGGCCGCCTACGAGGAAGGTGTTCAATTAGTAATGGGTACTGATTCAGGGGTTATAGAACATGGCCAAAACCTCAAGGAATTTTCATACTTATCCGATATTGGGATGGGGCCTCGTGAGATCCTAGAATCTGCCACTTTAAAGGCGGTGGAGTGTATTGGATGGGATGATATGATAGGGAGTCTCGATAAGGGTAAACTTGCAGATATTATTGTTGTAAAAGAGAACCCCCTTGAGGATATAAAGAGCCTTGCAGACCCTGACAACATACTCCTCGTAGTAAAGGATGGTATGATATTCAAAAATCTTTTAGGTGTATTATGA
- a CDS encoding preprotein translocase subunit Sec61beta, translated as MAKKDKKTLPPSGAGLVRYFEEETKGPKLTPEQVVAMSIILAVFCLLLRFSG; from the coding sequence ATGGCTAAAAAGGATAAAAAAACGCTCCCACCAAGTGGTGCCGGCCTTGTAAGATACTTCGAGGAAGAGACAAAGGGTCCTAAGCTCACACCAGAACAAGTAGTTGCAATGAGTATAATATTAGCCGTATTCTGCCTATTACTCAGGTTCTCAGGTTAA
- a CDS encoding cation:proton antiporter: MISKSIMDISPDLRIIALIIILIRAGFGINIESLRKVGMTAVMSCIPDLIEGFAVMLAAHYLLGLSLIEAGILGFVIAAVSPAIIVPQMLSFIERRMGTAKGIPTIYLQGLQWMM; the protein is encoded by the coding sequence TTGATATCAAAGAGTATAATGGATATTTCACCCGATCTAAGGATTATAGCACTTATAATAATCCTTATTAGGGCGGGCTTCGGTATAAACATTGAAAGCCTCAGGAAGGTTGGGATGACAGCAGTTATGAGCTGCATACCTGACCTTATCGAGGGCTTTGCAGTGATGCTGGCAGCACACTACCTGCTTGGATTATCCCTCATTGAAGCTGGAATCCTGGGCTTTGTTATAGCAGCAGTTTCACCCGCAATTATAGTCCCCCAGATGCTTTCATTCATTGAAAGGAGAATGGGAACAGCCAAAGGGATACCCACCATATACTTACAGGGGCTTCAGTGGATGATGTAG
- the polC gene encoding DNA polymerase II large subunit — MEYFKELEKETNRLYEIAWKARARGLDASTEPEIPLAKDLAERVEGLVGPEGVAQRIKSLEREYSREEIAFKIAAEIASQRINETDEDRLWSRRQELADQALRTALAILTEGVVAAPLEGIAKVTIKNNFDESNYLAVYFAGPIRSAGGTASALAVLIADYIRMKIGLDRYKPTDREIERYVEEVELYESEVTNLQYSPTPEEVRLAAENIPVEVTGEPTDKIEVSHRDLKRVETNHIRGGALLAMVEGVIQKAPKVLKYAKQLKLGGWNWLEKFSKTLKSDKKDEITIKADSKYIEDIIGGRPVLGCPSEKGAFRLRYGRSRNTGLAAMGINPATMELLEFLAVGTQMKIERPGKGNCVVPVDTIEGPIVKLKNGDVIKIETIEEANKIKPEVEEILFLGDMLVAFGEFLRNNHVLMPAAWCEEWWAQSILNSRAYNTKEDPLNLKKFKGQWNRIRPGAKEAFKISIEYDVPLHPRYTYFYHDVTTEDLNNLYEWLQHGKKENGKLKLPLAPPKRILEILGVPHKLRKDKVIIGADDAYALLNTLKKPLEKEEDPIKAINRVSPVKIMKKAPTYIGARVGRPEKSKERKMRPAPHVLFPIGKHGGSRRNIIEATKKGNIRVEIGRAKCPRCKISFMQSKCPQCGEKTEMGKPSKRSINLVQLLKNATENVGVRKLEEIKGVEGMISRDKFPEPLEKGVLRAKNEVFTFKDATIRHDSTDLPLTHFKPSEIGITIEKLKELGYKTDFQGRPLEDEDQIVELKVQDVVISKECADYLMKVASFVDDLLENFYGLGRFYNLRGREDLIGHLIIGLAPHTSAGVLGRIIGFTEASACYAHPYFHSAKRRNCDSDEDAIILLLDALLNFSKTYLPSSRGGSMDAPLVLSSRIDPEEIDDESHNIDTMDSLPLTFYEKTLEYAKPSKVTSLIDNVKKRLGTPRQYKGLMFSHDTSNINSGPKTCLYKMLPTMKEKVNSQIELAEKIRAVDQRRVVEGVLLSHFLPDMMGNIRAFTKQKVRCTRCNRKYRRIPLTGKCECGGNLVLTVSKGSVIKYLEISKELAGKYPIDPYLMQRINILEFGVNSLFESDKSKQSSLDLFL, encoded by the coding sequence ATGGAGTATTTTAAGGAATTGGAGAAGGAGACAAATAGGCTTTATGAGATAGCCTGGAAGGCCAGGGCTAGGGGTTTAGATGCTTCCACAGAACCTGAAATACCCCTTGCGAAGGATCTTGCAGAGAGGGTTGAGGGACTAGTAGGACCTGAGGGTGTTGCCCAGAGGATAAAATCATTGGAGAGGGAGTATAGTAGAGAGGAGATAGCGTTTAAGATAGCTGCTGAGATAGCATCCCAGCGGATAAACGAAACAGACGAGGACAGGTTATGGTCTAGGAGACAGGAACTCGCGGATCAGGCCCTGAGAACAGCCCTTGCAATATTGACGGAGGGTGTTGTGGCAGCACCCCTAGAAGGAATCGCTAAGGTAACTATCAAAAACAATTTTGATGAATCAAATTACCTGGCAGTATACTTTGCGGGGCCTATAAGGAGTGCTGGGGGGACGGCATCGGCATTAGCAGTTCTAATAGCAGATTATATAAGGATGAAGATAGGATTGGACCGTTACAAGCCCACTGACAGGGAGATAGAACGTTATGTGGAGGAAGTGGAATTATATGAGTCAGAGGTGACTAACCTGCAATATTCCCCAACCCCAGAGGAGGTGAGATTAGCCGCTGAGAATATCCCTGTGGAGGTCACCGGGGAGCCAACAGATAAAATAGAGGTTTCACATAGGGACCTTAAACGTGTAGAGACCAACCACATCCGTGGAGGAGCCCTACTGGCAATGGTAGAGGGTGTTATCCAAAAAGCCCCAAAGGTGCTTAAATATGCCAAACAACTGAAACTTGGAGGATGGAATTGGCTGGAAAAATTCTCAAAAACCCTAAAATCTGATAAAAAAGATGAAATCACCATAAAAGCTGACAGCAAATACATAGAGGATATAATAGGGGGAAGACCGGTCCTAGGATGCCCATCAGAAAAAGGGGCCTTCAGGCTGAGATACGGGCGTTCGAGGAACACGGGATTAGCGGCCATGGGAATAAACCCCGCCACAATGGAACTTTTAGAATTCCTAGCAGTTGGGACGCAGATGAAAATTGAAAGACCAGGAAAGGGCAACTGCGTCGTGCCAGTGGATACAATCGAAGGACCAATAGTCAAACTCAAAAACGGGGACGTAATCAAAATTGAAACAATTGAAGAAGCCAATAAAATCAAACCAGAAGTAGAGGAGATACTATTCTTAGGTGACATGCTAGTGGCCTTCGGAGAATTTTTAAGGAACAATCACGTACTAATGCCCGCGGCATGGTGCGAGGAATGGTGGGCGCAATCAATCCTCAACTCAAGGGCATATAATACCAAAGAAGACCCCTTAAACCTTAAAAAGTTTAAGGGCCAGTGGAATAGGATAAGACCAGGTGCAAAGGAAGCATTTAAAATCTCCATAGAATATGATGTGCCATTACATCCACGCTACACCTACTTCTACCATGATGTCACAACAGAAGACTTAAACAACCTCTACGAGTGGCTACAACACGGAAAAAAGGAAAATGGTAAACTAAAATTGCCACTAGCACCCCCAAAGAGGATACTAGAGATACTAGGAGTTCCCCATAAACTCAGAAAAGACAAGGTTATAATAGGAGCTGATGACGCATACGCACTCCTAAACACCCTCAAAAAACCCCTAGAAAAAGAAGAGGATCCAATCAAAGCAATAAATAGGGTGTCCCCTGTTAAGATCATGAAAAAGGCCCCCACTTATATTGGGGCGAGGGTTGGGAGACCCGAGAAAAGTAAAGAGAGGAAAATGCGCCCAGCACCCCACGTGCTATTCCCAATAGGTAAACATGGTGGTAGCCGACGAAACATCATCGAAGCCACTAAAAAGGGAAACATTAGAGTAGAGATAGGCCGTGCGAAGTGTCCTAGGTGCAAAATAAGCTTCATGCAATCAAAGTGTCCACAATGCGGTGAAAAAACAGAGATGGGCAAACCAAGCAAAAGATCCATAAACCTCGTGCAACTTTTAAAGAACGCCACCGAGAACGTGGGAGTCCGCAAACTCGAAGAAATAAAAGGAGTTGAGGGGATGATATCCCGTGACAAGTTCCCAGAACCATTAGAAAAGGGCGTTCTCAGGGCCAAAAACGAGGTTTTCACCTTTAAGGATGCTACTATAAGACACGATTCCACGGACCTTCCACTCACACACTTTAAACCCTCAGAGATCGGCATAACCATAGAAAAATTAAAAGAATTGGGGTACAAGACAGACTTTCAGGGCAGGCCCCTAGAAGATGAGGATCAAATAGTAGAATTGAAGGTCCAGGATGTGGTAATATCTAAAGAGTGTGCAGATTACCTCATGAAGGTTGCATCATTCGTCGACGATCTCCTGGAAAACTTCTATGGCCTTGGAAGGTTCTATAATCTGCGGGGACGGGAGGATCTAATCGGCCACCTGATAATCGGATTGGCACCCCACACTTCCGCGGGGGTCTTGGGGAGGATAATAGGCTTTACTGAAGCATCAGCATGTTATGCGCACCCATACTTCCACTCAGCCAAGAGGAGGAATTGTGACAGTGACGAGGATGCCATAATATTATTATTAGATGCTCTGCTCAATTTTTCTAAAACATACCTCCCGAGTAGTAGAGGGGGGAGCATGGACGCGCCACTCGTCCTATCATCAAGGATAGACCCGGAAGAAATCGACGACGAATCACATAACATCGACACAATGGACTCATTACCCCTCACATTCTATGAGAAAACATTAGAATATGCCAAACCATCAAAGGTCACCAGCCTAATTGATAATGTTAAAAAACGTCTCGGCACGCCAAGACAATACAAAGGACTAATGTTTTCCCATGACACTTCAAATATCAATTCAGGACCTAAAACCTGCCTATATAAGATGTTACCCACAATGAAAGAAAAGGTTAATTCACAGATCGAACTTGCAGAAAAAATACGGGCTGTGGATCAGCGAAGAGTAGTGGAGGGAGTTCTACTTTCACATTTCCTACCTGATATGATGGGGAACATCCGGGCATTCACTAAACAGAAGGTGCGATGTACAAGATGTAACAGGAAATACAGGCGAATACCACTCACAGGAAAATGTGAATGTGGTGGGAACCTTGTACTGACGGTATCAAAGGGTTCGGTCATAAAATACTTGGAAATATCAAAGGAGCTGGCTGGGAAATATCCTATTGACCCTTACCTCATGCAGAGAATCAACATACTAGAGTTTGGTGTGAACTCACTATTTGAAAGTGACAAATCTAAACAAAGTTCACTGGACCTATTCCTTTAA
- a CDS encoding heavy metal translocating P-type ATPase yields the protein MRVNIRIGGMSCAGCALRIEEALRQIGGVKEANVNFATAKATIEYDPEEIGLKDIENVIKEAGYQVLNDKIQVKVGGMTCAMCAKTIESALGQLEGIIDATVNLGAETAYIEYNKDLISIDDIRKVIEGLGYQFLGTMGEVVDEKILGDLKSKKKRIIVGLGVSIPLMIIMYSRIEFPFMNYIFFLVSILPFLYVSYPIFNAAIRSLKAKTLNMDVMYSMGIGVAFTSSVLSTFNILSQDFMFYETALMLAAFLTLGRYLEARAKGKTSEAIKKLMELQPDTATILKDDKEMEVPVETLKRGDILLVKTGDRIPVDGIIIEGQAHIDESMVTGEPIPVFKDKGKSVVAGTINTDGVMKIRTTHTGEETFLARIIRLVEEAQGSKPPLQRIADRAVSYFIPTVLIIAFTAFIFWYLKGMGLLFSLTILISTLVVACPCALGLATPTAVTVGIGRGAELGILIKKGETLEVSERISTVLFDKTGTLTEGEPYITDVVPLKGDENDVIGLAASIEANSRHPIARAIVSRAEDIPSIKVHELKSIPGKGLIGFTNSQRILVGNISLFKDNRIPLDHIKDMISKLQGEGKTIVLVGMDQEPVGIIAVSDKIKENSPRAMKALGEMGLETVMVTGDNPITAKIVAEKLGIGRVLSQVLPEDKVNIVAKMREKGGVAFVGDGINDAPALAAADVGIAIGSGTDIAMEAADIVLVKDDPVDVPAAMQLARKVVSRVKWNIFWAFAYNMVLIPVAAGLFYPIFRLTFRPELAGLAMALSSVTVVSLSLLLRSYIPPVKKGN from the coding sequence ATGAGGGTTAATATTAGGATCGGTGGGATGAGCTGCGCAGGATGCGCTCTGAGAATAGAAGAAGCACTTAGACAAATCGGCGGCGTTAAAGAGGCTAATGTAAATTTTGCAACGGCAAAAGCCACTATAGAATACGATCCTGAGGAGATTGGGCTTAAAGACATAGAAAATGTGATAAAAGAGGCCGGATATCAGGTTTTAAATGATAAAATTCAGGTTAAAGTAGGTGGCATGACCTGTGCCATGTGCGCCAAGACAATAGAATCAGCATTAGGACAACTTGAAGGTATAATAGATGCTACAGTGAATTTAGGAGCTGAAACAGCATACATAGAATACAATAAGGACCTAATATCCATAGATGATATCAGAAAGGTCATAGAAGGGCTCGGATACCAATTCCTGGGCACTATGGGGGAAGTAGTTGATGAAAAGATTCTAGGGGATCTTAAATCTAAAAAGAAGAGGATAATAGTGGGTTTAGGGGTTTCGATTCCCCTTATGATCATAATGTACTCTAGGATAGAATTTCCCTTTATGAATTATATCTTCTTCCTAGTATCGATTTTACCATTCCTATATGTAAGTTATCCAATCTTTAATGCCGCGATACGTTCACTTAAAGCCAAAACGCTCAATATGGATGTCATGTATTCTATGGGTATTGGAGTCGCGTTCACTTCCAGTGTACTGAGCACATTCAACATCCTATCACAAGATTTTATGTTCTATGAAACTGCTTTAATGTTAGCAGCTTTCCTAACCCTTGGAAGATACCTTGAGGCGAGGGCTAAGGGTAAAACGTCAGAGGCCATCAAAAAATTGATGGAACTCCAACCAGACACAGCAACCATACTTAAGGATGATAAGGAAATGGAAGTGCCAGTAGAAACCCTAAAAAGAGGTGATATACTACTCGTAAAAACTGGGGATAGGATACCAGTAGATGGTATTATCATTGAAGGACAAGCACACATTGATGAGTCGATGGTAACAGGGGAACCAATCCCAGTATTCAAAGACAAGGGAAAGAGTGTAGTGGCAGGCACTATTAACACTGATGGGGTCATGAAGATCCGAACAACCCACACAGGAGAAGAAACGTTCCTTGCGAGGATCATAAGATTGGTGGAGGAAGCTCAAGGGTCTAAACCACCATTACAGAGGATAGCTGATAGGGCGGTCTCGTATTTCATACCTACGGTTCTAATAATAGCATTCACGGCTTTTATATTCTGGTACCTCAAAGGTATGGGATTACTCTTCTCTCTAACGATCCTTATATCTACTTTAGTAGTGGCATGTCCATGCGCCCTTGGGCTCGCAACACCAACAGCGGTCACTGTTGGTATAGGCAGGGGAGCTGAGCTTGGTATTCTCATCAAAAAAGGCGAAACGCTAGAAGTTTCTGAAAGGATAAGTACGGTGCTCTTTGACAAAACAGGGACGCTCACTGAAGGCGAACCATACATCACAGATGTAGTACCCCTCAAAGGCGATGAAAATGACGTAATAGGATTGGCTGCTAGCATCGAAGCCAATTCAAGACACCCCATAGCCAGGGCAATAGTTTCAAGGGCAGAAGACATACCCTCTATTAAAGTTCATGAACTTAAGTCAATCCCTGGAAAGGGCCTGATAGGATTCACCAACTCTCAGAGGATCCTGGTAGGTAATATAAGTTTGTTCAAGGACAATAGAATACCATTAGACCATATCAAGGATATGATATCAAAATTACAAGGAGAAGGTAAAACTATAGTATTAGTTGGAATGGATCAGGAGCCTGTGGGGATCATCGCGGTCTCGGATAAGATAAAAGAAAATTCCCCAAGGGCTATGAAGGCTTTGGGGGAAATGGGTTTAGAAACTGTTATGGTAACGGGAGATAATCCTATAACGGCAAAGATCGTGGCAGAGAAACTAGGGATAGGCAGAGTACTCTCACAGGTCCTACCGGAGGATAAGGTTAATATAGTCGCTAAGATGCGTGAAAAGGGTGGTGTGGCATTTGTTGGTGATGGTATAAATGATGCTCCGGCCCTTGCAGCGGCTGATGTTGGAATCGCGATTGGAAGCGGTACGGATATTGCAATGGAAGCAGCTGATATAGTACTGGTGAAGGATGATCCAGTTGATGTCCCCGCGGCCATGCAATTAGCCCGTAAGGTCGTTTCACGCGTTAAATGGAACATATTCTGGGCTTTTGCATATAATATGGTTCTCATACCTGTAGCGGCTGGCCTATTTTATCCAATATTCAGGTTAACATTCAGACCAGAATTAGCAGGTCTTGCCATGGCATTAAGTTCGGTTACGGTTGTATCATTATCATTACTTTTAAGATCCTACATTCCACCAGTAAAAAAAGGAAATTAG
- the purB gene encoding adenylosuccinate lyase: MAIHPIEFRYGTPEMKKIWDAENKLQKMLDVEAAIAEAEASLGIIPEHAAEEIKRKANTKYVKLERVNQIEKETKHDIAAMIKALAEQCEGDAGEYIHFGATSNDIIDTTNSLLFKESIKILKEKLIRLIKLLLKLADENKKRVCIGRTHGQHALPTTYGMKFALWADEMHRNLERLKSAEKRLCVSMVTGAVGTTAALGEDGLKVHLKVSKVLDLKPVLISNQVIQRDNHAEFIMVLANIATSLDKIALEVRNLQRTEIMEVGEKFDPKRQVGSSTMPHKMNPITAERICGLARIIRSHVITALENNLLWHERDLTNSSPERIIFPESCILTDYLLHLTTNLIENLVFFDENIEKNLKLTNGLIMAERLMAELAKRGMGRQTAYQIVRECAIKANKERTPLIKVAGEKREIMEYLSFEELEDIMDPHTYLGSAIKIVENVLKKSKEWF, from the coding sequence ATGGCGATCCACCCCATCGAATTCAGATACGGCACTCCAGAAATGAAAAAAATATGGGATGCTGAAAACAAACTACAAAAAATGCTAGATGTGGAGGCGGCCATAGCCGAAGCAGAAGCCAGCCTAGGGATCATACCAGAACACGCCGCAGAAGAAATAAAAAGAAAAGCCAACACAAAATATGTGAAACTTGAAAGAGTGAACCAAATCGAAAAAGAGACGAAGCACGACATCGCAGCCATGATAAAAGCACTGGCAGAACAATGCGAAGGCGACGCAGGAGAATACATACACTTCGGGGCCACATCAAATGATATAATAGACACAACAAACTCACTACTCTTTAAAGAATCCATAAAAATCCTAAAAGAAAAACTCATCAGACTAATAAAACTCCTTCTAAAATTAGCAGACGAAAACAAAAAAAGGGTTTGCATTGGCCGAACCCACGGCCAACATGCACTACCCACAACCTACGGTATGAAATTCGCACTCTGGGCCGATGAAATGCACAGAAACCTTGAAAGGTTAAAATCGGCCGAGAAAAGATTATGTGTAAGTATGGTGACCGGTGCAGTGGGCACCACAGCAGCCCTAGGTGAAGACGGCCTAAAAGTGCACCTGAAAGTCTCCAAGGTACTCGACTTAAAACCAGTTCTAATATCGAATCAAGTCATCCAAAGGGACAACCATGCTGAATTCATCATGGTATTAGCTAACATCGCCACAAGCCTTGACAAGATAGCCTTAGAGGTTCGTAATCTTCAGAGGACGGAGATCATGGAAGTAGGTGAGAAATTCGACCCCAAAAGACAAGTCGGCAGCAGTACAATGCCACATAAAATGAACCCGATAACCGCAGAGCGCATCTGTGGCCTAGCCAGGATTATACGCTCACATGTGATAACCGCACTAGAGAATAACCTGCTCTGGCATGAAAGAGACCTCACAAACTCGTCTCCAGAGCGTATAATATTCCCAGAATCATGTATACTAACAGACTACCTCCTACACCTAACCACAAACCTAATAGAGAATCTCGTGTTCTTCGATGAGAATATAGAAAAAAACCTCAAACTTACAAATGGTCTTATAATGGCAGAAAGATTAATGGCAGAATTGGCCAAGAGGGGTATGGGAAGGCAAACAGCATACCAGATCGTGAGAGAATGTGCAATAAAAGCCAACAAAGAAAGAACACCCCTCATAAAAGTCGCAGGAGAAAAAAGGGAAATAATGGAATATCTAAGCTTCGAGGAACTTGAAGATATCATGGATCCCCACACATACCTAGGATCCGCCATCAAGATAGTTGAAAACGTCCTCAAAAAATCAAAAGAATGGTTCTAG
- a CDS encoding DUF126 domain-containing protein: protein MDIKCRVLSEGIGRGKALVSTEPLSFLGGVDPKTGTIIDPRHPLHGENLKDRILIIPGGKGSTVGSYVIFQLAKNKKAPAAIICKQAEPIIATGVIMAGIPLVDQPEEDVMKIIRDSMEVEVDGYSGIIRTTP, encoded by the coding sequence ATGGATATAAAGTGTAGGGTTTTATCAGAGGGTATAGGCCGTGGGAAGGCCCTTGTATCCACCGAACCTTTAAGTTTTCTTGGTGGTGTGGACCCTAAAACGGGGACTATAATAGACCCCAGACACCCTTTGCATGGCGAAAACCTTAAGGATAGGATCCTCATAATACCTGGAGGCAAAGGATCTACTGTAGGTTCATATGTGATCTTCCAATTAGCAAAGAATAAGAAAGCACCAGCGGCGATCATATGCAAACAGGCGGAGCCTATAATAGCCACTGGGGTTATAATGGCGGGCATACCCCTAGTAGATCAGCCAGAAGAGGATGTTATGAAGATTATAAGGGATTCTATGGAAGTTGAAGTCGACGGATACTCTGGTATTATCAGAACCACCCCATAG